In Aegilops tauschii subsp. strangulata cultivar AL8/78 chromosome 3, Aet v6.0, whole genome shotgun sequence, one genomic interval encodes:
- the LOC109772987 gene encoding U11/U12 small nuclear ribonucleoprotein 59 kDa protein isoform X1: MFPPPNAFGPLRPPQPPPWQWQWQQQQQQHHHHHQHPHQHQQLPFQPEAAALAAASSFWQRDNVREHLKKLQETVAISSALINELEEIALVRNSSDASAQEPDSSAVASSSGSGVSSAGRPCHFSDLASEIKISQDTHESLATDAANYLCSQLQHLLAPISSAINQDGPWAEKSAMVSLAQKLQKSKRNKRWRKRKRKHVAELFQKESAEFDRIDQEADEWRARQISNDIAKRKVESMKQIAKKKANEERKRLESELELALMVEKLQELRSVRVEKLKKQGHFLPEEDDKYLERVKAAVEEEERQAATAARTDAAKDAILTAEESRKAAHHTTAQEDGLGQPKSGSAPEQNQGDASISERSDHASQKTEHDGQKVEIKGPGHSESLTNLPFEFYHYYHGSSYDLGTLIEVRRMWDSFIRPGGSRIPGHWVQPPPPANEVWASYLVQPK; the protein is encoded by the exons ATGTTCCCACCGCCGAATGCCTTTGGACCACTGCGGCCTCCTCAGCCTCCGCCATGGCAGtggcagtggcagcagcagcagcagcagcaccaccaccaccaccagcacCCGCACCAGCACCAGCAGCTCCCTTTCCAGCCTGAGGCGGCGGCACTGGCGGCGGCCAGTTCCTTTTGGCAGCGTGACAATGTGCGGGAGCATTTGAAGAAGTTGCAAGAGACGGTCGCGATTTCAAGCGCTCT GATAAACGAGCTAGAGGAGATTGCACTTGTGAGGAATTCATCTGATGCTAGTGCACAAGAACCAGATTCGTCTGCCGTAGCATCGTCTTCAGGGTCTGGTGTCTCTTCTGCGGGCAGGCCTTGCCATTTTTCGGACCTCGCAAGTGAAATCAAGATTAGCCAAGACACTCATGAATCTCTGGCGACAGATGCGGCTAATTATCTCTGTTCTCAACTTCAGCACCTCCTGGCACCTATTTCTTCCGCTATTAACCAAGACGGTCCTTGGGCAGAAAAATCGGCAATGGTTTCGTTAGCTCAGAAGCTGCAGAAGTCCAAGAGAAATAAGCgatggaggaagaggaagagaaagCATGTAGCAGAGCTTTTCCAGAAG GAGAGTGCAGAATTTGACAGAATTGATCAGGAAGCTGATGAATGGAGGGCTAGACAAATTTCTAATGACATTGCAAAACGCAAG GTGGAAAGCATGAAGCAGATTGCCAAGAAGAAAGCAAATGAGGAAAGAAAACGTCTAGAATCTGAG CTCGAGCTTGCTCTAATGGTCGAGAAACTACAGGAGCTCCGCTCTGTAAGggttgaaaaactgaagaaacaag GTCATTTTCTGCCAGAAGAGGATGATAAATATCTTGAGCGTGTCAAGGCTGCAGTTGAGGAAGAGGAGCGCCAAGCTGCAACTGCTGCTCGAACTGATGCTGCGAAGGATGCTATTCTCACCGCTGAGGAATCAAGGAAGGCTGCCCATCATACAACTGCTCAAGAAGATGGCCTTGGACAGCCTAAAAGTGGGTCGGCACCAGAGCAGAACCAAGGAGATGCAAGCATAAGTGAGAGAAGTGATCATGCAAGTCAAAAGACAGAACATGATGGTCAAAAGGTCGAGATAAAAGGGCCTGGGCATTCCGAATCTCTGACCAACCTGCCTTTTGAGTTCTACCACTATTATCATGGAAGTAGCTATGACCTGGGGACACTCATTGAG GTACGCAGAATGTGGGATTCTTTTATCAGACCTGGAGGAAG CCGTATACCTGGCCACTGGGTTCAGCCACCCCCTCCAGCTAATGAGGTATGGGCATCATATTTGGTGCAGCCCAAGTAA
- the LOC109772987 gene encoding U11/U12 small nuclear ribonucleoprotein 59 kDa protein isoform X2, whose product MFPPPNAFGPLRPPQPPPWQWQWQQQQQQHHHHHQHPHQHQQLPFQPEAAALAAASSFWQRDNVREHLKKLQETVAISSALINELEEIALVRNSSDASGVSSAGRPCHFSDLASEIKISQDTHESLATDAANYLCSQLQHLLAPISSAINQDGPWAEKSAMVSLAQKLQKSKRNKRWRKRKRKHVAELFQKESAEFDRIDQEADEWRARQISNDIAKRKVESMKQIAKKKANEERKRLESELELALMVEKLQELRSVRVEKLKKQGHFLPEEDDKYLERVKAAVEEEERQAATAARTDAAKDAILTAEESRKAAHHTTAQEDGLGQPKSGSAPEQNQGDASISERSDHASQKTEHDGQKVEIKGPGHSESLTNLPFEFYHYYHGSSYDLGTLIEVRRMWDSFIRPGGSRIPGHWVQPPPPANEVWASYLVQPK is encoded by the exons ATGTTCCCACCGCCGAATGCCTTTGGACCACTGCGGCCTCCTCAGCCTCCGCCATGGCAGtggcagtggcagcagcagcagcagcagcaccaccaccaccaccagcacCCGCACCAGCACCAGCAGCTCCCTTTCCAGCCTGAGGCGGCGGCACTGGCGGCGGCCAGTTCCTTTTGGCAGCGTGACAATGTGCGGGAGCATTTGAAGAAGTTGCAAGAGACGGTCGCGATTTCAAGCGCTCT GATAAACGAGCTAGAGGAGATTGCACTTGTGAGGAATTCATCTGATGCTAG TGGTGTCTCTTCTGCGGGCAGGCCTTGCCATTTTTCGGACCTCGCAAGTGAAATCAAGATTAGCCAAGACACTCATGAATCTCTGGCGACAGATGCGGCTAATTATCTCTGTTCTCAACTTCAGCACCTCCTGGCACCTATTTCTTCCGCTATTAACCAAGACGGTCCTTGGGCAGAAAAATCGGCAATGGTTTCGTTAGCTCAGAAGCTGCAGAAGTCCAAGAGAAATAAGCgatggaggaagaggaagagaaagCATGTAGCAGAGCTTTTCCAGAAG GAGAGTGCAGAATTTGACAGAATTGATCAGGAAGCTGATGAATGGAGGGCTAGACAAATTTCTAATGACATTGCAAAACGCAAG GTGGAAAGCATGAAGCAGATTGCCAAGAAGAAAGCAAATGAGGAAAGAAAACGTCTAGAATCTGAG CTCGAGCTTGCTCTAATGGTCGAGAAACTACAGGAGCTCCGCTCTGTAAGggttgaaaaactgaagaaacaag GTCATTTTCTGCCAGAAGAGGATGATAAATATCTTGAGCGTGTCAAGGCTGCAGTTGAGGAAGAGGAGCGCCAAGCTGCAACTGCTGCTCGAACTGATGCTGCGAAGGATGCTATTCTCACCGCTGAGGAATCAAGGAAGGCTGCCCATCATACAACTGCTCAAGAAGATGGCCTTGGACAGCCTAAAAGTGGGTCGGCACCAGAGCAGAACCAAGGAGATGCAAGCATAAGTGAGAGAAGTGATCATGCAAGTCAAAAGACAGAACATGATGGTCAAAAGGTCGAGATAAAAGGGCCTGGGCATTCCGAATCTCTGACCAACCTGCCTTTTGAGTTCTACCACTATTATCATGGAAGTAGCTATGACCTGGGGACACTCATTGAG GTACGCAGAATGTGGGATTCTTTTATCAGACCTGGAGGAAG CCGTATACCTGGCCACTGGGTTCAGCCACCCCCTCCAGCTAATGAGGTATGGGCATCATATTTGGTGCAGCCCAAGTAA
- the LOC109772975 gene encoding large ribosomal subunit protein mL43, giving the protein MALRGVWQLQKLVVNFCDWGGSSKGIRAFMESHLPALKEKNPQLEVVTQLVRGQHPNLKGIYKNHNERVVCVRNLAPEDIMLQASRLRCSLGRKVVKLRTRHVTKRPSVQGTWTTELKM; this is encoded by the exons ATGGCGCTGAGGGGCGTTTGGCAGCTGCAGAAGCTCGTGGTGAACTTCTGCGATTGGGGAGGGAGCAGCAAGGGGATCAG GGCTTTTATGGAGTCGCATCTTCCAGCTCTCAAGGAAAAGAATCCCCAGTTAGAGGTGGTGACACAGCTTGTCCGTGGTCAGCATCCTAACTTGAAGGGCATTTACA AAAACCATAACGAGAGAGTTGTTTGCGTCAGAAACTTGGCACCTGAGGACATAATGTTGCAAGCTAGTAGGCTAAGGTGTTCTCTGGGCAGGAAAGTCGTGAAGCTGAGAACCAGACACGTGACGAAAAGGCCAAGCGTCCAGGGAACATGGACCACGGAGCTGAAGATGTGA
- the LOC109772965 gene encoding uncharacterized protein produces MEDGRRRKSAQRETTPATKIDALTDDLLELVFLRLPLHRHLVYAACTCRRWRRVIAGDVGRFLLRFISLRGLSPAHFSGHYRVDERHRHPRPPGGNPVFVPSSSRWVAAAVARNLALDFLPRPGLAGRCWELADFWDGLLLLLLLDKETNWSPAYALVVCDPLTGRYITVPPSAWFQGCGCLGAFLLHGEDAGVRISLSNFRVTCAVYRPGDGVARACAFSSAGGGRWTSGAARSSMAVYGNQFGSGWGDEEH; encoded by the coding sequence ATGGAGGACGGCCGCCGCCGCAAGAGTGCCCAGAGGGAAACCACGCCGGCAACCAAGATCGATGCCCTCACGGACGATCTTCTCGAGCTCGTGTTCCTGCGCCTCCCCTTGCATCGCCACCTCGTCTACGCGGCGTGCACGTGCCGGCGCTGGCGCCGCGTGATCGCGGGCGACGTCGGACGCTTccttctccggttcatctcgctcCGCGGCCTGTCGCCAGCCCACTTCTCCGGCCACTACCGCGTCGACGAGCGCCACCGGCACCCGCGTCCGCCCGGCGGCAACCCCGTCTTCGTCCCCTCCTCCTCGCGGTGGgtggccgccgccgtcgcgcggAACCTCGCGCTCGACTTCCTCCCGCGGCCGGGACTGGCGGGTCGCTGCTGGGAGCTCGCCGACTTTTGGGACGGTCTCCTGCTCTTGCTGCTCCTAGACAAGGAGACAAATTGGTCGCCGGCGTATGCCCTGGTCGTCTGCGATCCGCTCACGGGGCGCTACATCACCGTCCCGCCCTCGGCGTGGTTCCAGGGCTGCGGTTGCCTGGGCGCCTTCCTCCTccacggcgaggatgcgggcgtGCGCATCAGCCTGTCCAACTTCAGGGTGACGTGCGCGGTCTATCGCCCTGGGGACGGCGTCGCCAGGGCCTGCGCGTTCTCGTCCGCCGGCGGCGGCCGCTGGACCTCCGGCGCCGCACGTAGCAGCATGGCAGTCTACGGCAACCAGTTCGGAAGCGGCTGGGGTGACGAGGAACACTAG